The following coding sequences are from one Acidimicrobiales bacterium window:
- the ileS gene encoding isoleucine--tRNA ligase codes for MPFGPVAPSFDLAALEQRVLERWRRDDLPARVQDLRKDGTPWIFYEGPPTANGRPGLHHVWARAFKDLFPRFQTMRGHAVPRKGGWDCHGLPVELEVEKSLGLHSKGDIEAYGIAAFNQRCRDSVQEYVNDWTSLTERAGVWIDTADAYWTLTNDYIESVWWLVRQMWDRGLLYEGHRVVPYCGRCGTALSSHEVAQGYQDVVDPSVYVRFPLTSVPAAASALEGADLLVWTTTPWTLVSNVATAVGAAITYQRVRAGTGGLPAGHDLVVAATARGRRWPEAEVVAEVQGADLVGARYERPFALLEPPTGSGDAWRVVTADFVTTDDGSGIVHMAPAFGEDDAKVGRAEGLPVLNPVTAQATFDDSVPQWAGRFVRDADEDIIAELQRAGRLVLRVPYEHSYPHCWRCGTPLIYWAKTSWFARTSDRRNDLLAQNERIGWHPAHIKHGRFGNWLENNVDWALSRDRYWGTPLPIWRCTEDHDTCVGSVAELAERAGRDLSDLDLHRPYLDEVTFPCGAEGCDATASRLAPVLDAWFDSGSMPSAQRHHPFEGAATFDQNFPADFICEAIDQTRGWFYSLLAVNTLVFGQTPYRNVVCLGLLVDADGLKMSKSRGNIVDPWTVFEHHGADALRWYFFSAGQPWAQRRVMEDAIRESARRTLLTLWNCFSFFATYADLDGWEPDSAAPPPSHQLDRWILSELDETIAVMTDALEDFDALTAADRLARLVDDLSNWYVRRNRPRFWKSADPSAHATLYRCLVAISRLLAPFCPFLADELHMVLTEPTADGPTSVHMADWPTQSGWHDPALAAEVAASRRLVALGRAARTDAAVKVRQPLRRALVLHPGVELDDGTRAEIAGELNVKVLEDVDTLSGLLTWTVTPNFRVLGPRLGPRIGEMKAALAAADGTALQRQLEADGFIEVLGERLGPDDVETRASRHESFALAEDAGWAVALDLELDDELRLEGRARELVRAVNDLRKEQGFAIADRVDVAIAGADDLIEAYGDWIAGEVLAASLRRDPATVGSTLRLGDDDAVTVGLTLAR; via the coding sequence ATGCCGTTTGGCCCTGTTGCGCCCTCGTTCGACCTGGCCGCGCTCGAGCAGCGAGTGCTCGAGCGCTGGCGCCGCGACGACCTGCCCGCCCGCGTGCAGGACCTGCGCAAGGACGGCACGCCGTGGATCTTCTACGAGGGCCCGCCCACCGCCAACGGCCGACCGGGCCTGCACCACGTGTGGGCACGGGCCTTCAAGGACCTCTTCCCGCGCTTTCAGACCATGCGGGGCCACGCCGTGCCGCGCAAGGGGGGATGGGACTGTCACGGGCTGCCCGTCGAGCTCGAAGTCGAAAAGTCGCTCGGGCTGCACTCCAAGGGTGACATCGAGGCGTACGGCATCGCGGCCTTCAACCAGCGCTGTCGCGACTCGGTGCAGGAGTACGTCAACGACTGGACCTCGCTGACCGAGCGCGCCGGGGTGTGGATCGACACCGCCGACGCGTACTGGACCCTGACCAACGACTACATCGAGTCGGTGTGGTGGCTGGTGCGCCAGATGTGGGACCGCGGTCTGCTGTACGAAGGCCACCGGGTGGTCCCGTACTGCGGGCGGTGCGGCACGGCGCTCAGCTCCCACGAGGTCGCCCAGGGCTATCAGGACGTCGTCGACCCGTCGGTCTACGTGCGATTCCCCCTCACGTCCGTGCCGGCGGCCGCGTCGGCCCTCGAGGGCGCCGACCTGTTGGTGTGGACCACCACGCCCTGGACCCTCGTCTCCAACGTCGCCACAGCGGTCGGCGCCGCCATCACGTACCAGCGGGTGCGGGCCGGCACCGGCGGGCTGCCCGCTGGACATGACCTGGTCGTGGCGGCGACGGCCCGCGGGCGCCGCTGGCCCGAGGCCGAAGTGGTGGCCGAGGTGCAGGGGGCCGACCTCGTCGGCGCCCGCTACGAGCGGCCGTTCGCCCTGCTCGAGCCGCCCACCGGGTCCGGCGACGCCTGGCGGGTGGTGACAGCCGACTTCGTGACCACCGACGACGGGTCCGGCATCGTGCACATGGCGCCCGCGTTCGGCGAAGACGACGCCAAGGTCGGCCGCGCCGAAGGGCTGCCGGTGCTGAACCCCGTGACCGCCCAGGCCACGTTCGACGACTCGGTCCCGCAATGGGCTGGCCGCTTCGTCCGCGACGCCGACGAAGACATCATCGCCGAGCTGCAACGGGCGGGTCGGCTGGTCCTCCGCGTCCCGTACGAGCACAGCTACCCGCACTGCTGGCGGTGCGGCACGCCCCTCATCTACTGGGCCAAGACCTCGTGGTTCGCCCGCACATCCGATCGGCGCAACGACCTGCTCGCCCAAAACGAGCGCATCGGCTGGCACCCCGCCCACATCAAGCACGGCCGGTTCGGCAACTGGCTGGAGAACAACGTCGACTGGGCCTTGTCGCGCGACCGGTACTGGGGCACGCCGCTGCCGATCTGGCGCTGCACGGAAGACCACGACACTTGCGTCGGCTCGGTGGCCGAGCTGGCCGAGCGGGCCGGCCGCGATCTCAGCGACCTCGATCTGCACCGCCCGTACCTCGACGAGGTGACGTTCCCGTGCGGAGCCGAGGGCTGCGACGCCACCGCTTCCCGCCTGGCACCCGTGCTCGACGCCTGGTTCGACTCGGGCTCGATGCCCTCCGCCCAACGGCACCATCCCTTCGAGGGCGCCGCCACGTTCGACCAGAACTTCCCCGCCGACTTCATCTGCGAGGCCATCGATCAGACCCGCGGCTGGTTCTACTCCCTCCTCGCCGTGAACACGCTGGTGTTCGGGCAGACGCCGTACCGCAACGTGGTCTGCCTCGGCCTGCTGGTCGACGCCGACGGCCTCAAGATGTCGAAGTCCCGAGGCAACATCGTCGACCCGTGGACCGTCTTCGAACACCACGGCGCCGACGCGCTGCGCTGGTACTTCTTCTCAGCCGGTCAGCCGTGGGCACAGCGCCGCGTCATGGAGGACGCGATCCGCGAGAGCGCCCGCCGCACGCTGCTGACGTTGTGGAACTGCTTCAGCTTCTTCGCCACCTACGCCGACCTCGATGGCTGGGAGCCCGACAGCGCCGCGCCACCGCCGAGCCACCAGCTCGACCGCTGGATCCTGTCGGAGCTCGACGAGACCATCGCGGTGATGACCGACGCGCTCGAGGACTTCGACGCGCTGACGGCCGCCGACCGCCTCGCACGGCTCGTCGACGACCTGTCGAACTGGTACGTCCGGCGGAACCGCCCGCGGTTCTGGAAGTCGGCCGACCCGAGCGCACACGCCACGCTGTACCGCTGCCTGGTCGCGATCTCCCGGCTGCTGGCACCGTTTTGCCCGTTCCTCGCTGACGAGCTCCACATGGTGCTCACCGAGCCCACCGCCGATGGTCCAACGTCCGTCCACATGGCCGACTGGCCCACGCAGAGCGGGTGGCACGACCCTGCCCTGGCCGCCGAGGTCGCAGCCAGCCGACGGCTCGTCGCGCTGGGTCGTGCGGCTCGCACCGACGCTGCCGTGAAAGTCCGCCAGCCGCTGCGCCGCGCGCTGGTGCTGCACCCGGGCGTCGAGCTCGACGACGGGACCCGCGCCGAGATCGCCGGTGAGCTCAACGTCAAGGTGCTCGAGGATGTCGACACGCTGTCGGGGCTGCTCACGTGGACCGTCACGCCAAACTTCCGGGTGCTCGGGCCCCGGCTCGGTCCCCGCATCGGCGAGATGAAGGCGGCGCTGGCGGCGGCCGACGGCACGGCGCTCCAGCGCCAACTCGAGGCCGACGGCTTCATCGAGGTCCTCGGCGAGCGGCTCGGTCCCGACGATGTCGAGACCCGCGCCAGCCGTCATGAGTCGTTCGCGCTGGCAGAGGACGCCGGGTGGGCGGTCGCACTCGACCTCGAGCTCGACGACGAGCTCCGGCTCGAGGGCCGCGCCCGTGAGTTGGTGCGCGCCGTCAACGACCTCCGCAAGGAGCAGGGCTTCGCGATCGCCGACCGGGTCGACGTCGCCATCGCGGGCGCTGACGATCTGATCGAGGCGTACGGCGACTGGATCGCCGGCGAAGTGCTCGCCGCGTCGCTGCGGCGAGATCCGGCCACCGTGGGATCGACGCTGCGCCTCGGCGATGACGACGCCGTCACCGTCGGCCTCACCTTGGCGCGCTGA